A genomic window from Flintibacter sp. KGMB00164 includes:
- a CDS encoding glucose-6-phosphate isomerase: MLHLDLTKLEGFIPQDYLTQRMAGLEKAASMLANHDGPGGDFTGWVYLPRDYDKEEFARIQAAAKKIQQQSQVLVVIGIGGSYLGARAVIDLLASPNYNLKKKDTPDILFAGNGLSTDALLETIALIGDRDFSVNVISKSGTTTEPAVAFRIFKALLEEKYGKEGARERIYATTDKARGALKGLADAEGYEEFVVPDDVGGRFSVLTAVGLLPIAVAGIDIDELMGGAAQAMNDLSVGGAENPAWQYAAARHALYQGGKKVELLACYEPCFRFFSEWWKQLYGESEGKEGKGLFPASVEFTADLHSMGQYIQEGERLMFETVVQFAPKGEFIIPNDPENVDGLNFLSGKSMAFVAEQAMRAVILAHVDGGVPNVRIEMPALSAKTAGYLIYFFEYVCGLSGYLLEVNPFNQPGVEAYKVNMYALLGKPGYEEQKKALEERL; this comes from the coding sequence ATGCTTCACTTAGATTTGACAAAACTGGAGGGGTTCATTCCCCAGGATTACCTGACCCAGCGCATGGCTGGTCTGGAGAAGGCCGCCTCTATGCTGGCCAACCATGACGGCCCCGGCGGCGACTTCACCGGCTGGGTGTATCTGCCCCGGGACTACGACAAGGAGGAGTTCGCCCGCATCCAGGCCGCTGCCAAGAAGATTCAGCAGCAGTCCCAGGTGCTGGTGGTCATCGGCATCGGCGGCTCCTATCTGGGCGCCCGTGCTGTCATCGACCTGCTGGCCTCTCCCAACTATAATCTGAAGAAGAAGGACACCCCCGACATCCTGTTTGCCGGCAACGGCCTGTCCACCGACGCTCTGCTGGAGACCATCGCCCTCATCGGCGACCGGGACTTCTCCGTGAACGTCATCTCCAAGTCCGGTACCACCACCGAGCCCGCTGTGGCCTTCCGTATCTTCAAGGCTCTGCTGGAGGAGAAGTACGGCAAGGAGGGCGCCCGGGAGCGCATCTATGCCACCACCGATAAGGCCCGCGGCGCGCTGAAGGGTCTGGCCGACGCTGAGGGCTACGAGGAGTTCGTGGTGCCCGACGACGTGGGCGGCCGTTTCTCCGTGCTCACCGCTGTGGGTCTGCTGCCCATCGCCGTGGCCGGTATCGACATTGACGAGCTCATGGGCGGCGCGGCCCAGGCCATGAACGACCTGTCCGTGGGCGGCGCTGAGAACCCCGCCTGGCAGTATGCCGCTGCCCGCCACGCCCTGTACCAGGGCGGTAAGAAGGTGGAGCTGCTGGCCTGCTATGAGCCCTGCTTCCGGTTCTTCTCCGAGTGGTGGAAGCAGCTCTACGGCGAGAGCGAGGGCAAGGAGGGCAAGGGCCTGTTCCCCGCCAGCGTGGAGTTTACCGCCGACCTGCACTCCATGGGCCAGTATATCCAGGAGGGCGAGCGGCTCATGTTTGAGACCGTGGTGCAGTTTGCCCCCAAGGGCGAGTTCATCATCCCCAACGATCCCGAGAACGTGGACGGCCTGAACTTCCTGTCCGGCAAGTCCATGGCCTTCGTGGCCGAGCAGGCCATGCGGGCGGTCATCCTGGCCCACGTGGACGGCGGCGTGCCCAATGTGCGCATTGAGATGCCCGCTCTGTCCGCCAAGACCGCCGGCTACCTCATCTACTTCTTCGAGTATGTCTGCGGCCTGTCCGGCTACCTGCTGGAGGTCAACCCCTTCAACCAGCCCGGCGTGGAGGCCTACAAGGTCAACATGTATGCTCTGCTGGGCAAGCCTGGCTACGAGGAGCAGAAGAAGGCTCTGGAGGAACGGCTGTAA
- a CDS encoding acyltransferase, with protein sequence MDHCSDLTRTPGAPNQVRIPYLDALRCLAILLVIALHVTAPIMVSPTLSQTNTWLACMVLDPLVRVGVPLFLMISGCLMLDDPRSREITPFYKKQLPKLLIPLVVWNGIYFAVAVLTGSQPLSLSVFLQLLLGQGVKYHMWYIYMLLGIYLICPFLRRLIETCTPRQILLLFGIILFSSTLRPALNQILPFQVVLFGPMLEGLVGYVLLGWLLGRQELSRQTRLLIYLGGAAGYVVHLVGNLLYACPEQSYLPFESGYAFPHYLIAAALFVWVRTFFSRRAQVLRPVQKPLRLCAQVVFGVYWVHPLVLDVITHLQPDALPLAAALVLQGVLTTLLSFLFAACVSRIPLLRRLLQG encoded by the coding sequence ATGGATCATTGCTCCGACCTCACCAGGACGCCCGGCGCTCCAAACCAGGTCCGCATCCCCTATCTGGACGCCCTGCGCTGTCTGGCCATTCTTCTTGTCATCGCGCTGCACGTAACTGCCCCCATCATGGTCAGCCCCACCCTGTCTCAAACCAATACCTGGCTTGCCTGCATGGTGCTGGACCCGCTGGTGCGGGTGGGTGTGCCTTTATTTTTGATGATCAGCGGCTGCCTGATGCTGGACGATCCCCGCTCCAGAGAGATCACACCCTTTTACAAAAAACAGCTGCCTAAGCTGCTGATCCCTCTGGTGGTTTGGAATGGGATCTACTTTGCCGTGGCGGTCCTCACCGGCTCTCAGCCCCTCAGCCTGTCGGTCTTTCTGCAGCTTCTCCTGGGCCAGGGCGTGAAGTACCACATGTGGTACATCTACATGCTCCTTGGCATCTACCTGATCTGCCCCTTCCTGCGGCGGCTGATCGAGACCTGCACCCCCCGGCAGATTCTGCTTCTGTTCGGCATCATTCTGTTCTCCTCCACCCTCCGTCCCGCCCTCAATCAGATCCTCCCCTTCCAGGTGGTGCTGTTCGGCCCTATGCTGGAGGGACTGGTGGGGTATGTCCTGTTGGGCTGGCTGCTGGGGCGGCAGGAGCTGAGCCGCCAGACCCGGCTTTTGATCTATCTGGGCGGCGCGGCAGGATATGTCGTGCATTTAGTGGGGAATCTGCTTTACGCCTGCCCGGAACAGAGCTATCTCCCCTTTGAAAGCGGCTATGCCTTCCCCCACTATCTCATTGCCGCCGCCCTGTTCGTATGGGTGCGCACCTTCTTTTCCCGCCGCGCCCAGGTGCTGCGCCCGGTCCAAAAGCCCCTGCGCCTGTGCGCCCAAGTGGTCTTTGGTGTGTACTGGGTCCACCCTCTGGTGCTGGACGTCATCACCCATCTGCAGCCTGACGCTCTGCCCCTGGCTGCCGCTCTGGTTTTGCAGGGCGTGCTGACCACCCTGCTCTCCTTCCTGTTTGCCGCCTGCGTGTCCAGGATCCCCCTGCTGCGCCGCCTGCTCCAGGGATGA